The Aestuariibaculum lutulentum genome segment TGAATTATCTGCAATAGGTTGTTCTTCTCCAAACCAGTTTGTTGTTAATCGACCAGAAGAAATTCCGTTAGCTTTTAAATATGAAGTAACCGCATTGGCACGATTTTTAGAAAGAGTCATGTTATAATCGTCTGCACCAGCACTATCTGTATGCCCAACTACCAAAATATTTGTATCCGGATACTCTTTAAACACACCTATAAGCTTGTTTAATGTTTCTTGAGAAGCCGCATTAATATTGTATTTAGCAGTATCGAAATACACACCACTGGTTTCATCAAAGGTTACAACAATACCTTCGTCTACACGTTCTACCTGAGCTCCTGGAATTTCCTCTTCAATTTGTTGCGCCTGTTTATCCATTTTGTTACCAATAAGCACACCGGCACCACCACCAACAACACCACCAATAACAGCACCAAGTTCACCATTACCACCTTTACCAACATTGTTACCAATAATAGCTCCAAGAATAGCTCCTCCGGTTGCACCAAGAACACCGCCTTTTTGTGCATTATTAGCATTTTGGATAGACTTACAGCTAACTGCCGATACAACTAACGCTATTGTTAGACTTAAAACTCCTATTTTGTTTATTAACTTTCTCATATTAATAGTTCTTTTTTAAGATTTTTAATAATTATAGTTTACTGAAATTCATCGAAATGGTAAACGGCTGATTATCGACAATTACCGTTTGTTGCCATTGCATTTGTGTATCTGACAACGATGTTAAACTCAATCTAAAACCCTTATTAGTTTCCGATTTACCTTTTTCATCGGTTGGCTTTAATAAAAAGTCGTAAAGACCGGTTGCCTTATCCACTTCATCAATGGTGAAAATAAAATGACGATCTCCAGTTTCACAAGCATACTTTTCAATAGTATAAATCCCTGTGTTATTATTCGGGACAAACTGCCAGGTACTACCCTCAAAGCATGATTTTTCAGCGTCATTTAACAAAGTCACATCATATTTTCCGGCTTTACTATAAGTTATAGTACTTAAATTCCAGTTTCCTTTGATTACTTTTTGAGATACTCTTACGGTTTTCGAACCGCCACAGGCCATCATTGTTACGGCCACAAACAATAAAATTAAACGTTTCATAGATTTTTTTAAATTAATTAATAGCACACACTAATATACGAAAGGTTAATGGTTATAGATTATATTCTGAGAAAAATAACTTCTGAAAACCCCATATAAAACTGCATGTTTGCCTTTTTAGACACAAAAAAATTGACTTTGTAACATCTATAAAACAAAAAAAACAGATAACTCAAAATGAATCATCTGTTTTTCAAATATGTATGAATAAAAAATTGTTCCTAATATTTAGGCTACCTTCTTAAGCAAATCGAAACAAGGGCATTTTTTACAACGCTTATTCTCTCCTTTTTTAAATTTTTTACAGCAGCTAGTCTTCACTTTTTCAGGAAGGACAATGCCTGCTGCTTCTAACTTCTTAAGCTTTTTTATGGCTTTTTCTTTCTTCTTTTTACCCAAGAGTCTATTAATAAATGAATTACCTCAGGCAAATATATTTATTTTTATTAAATCTAAATAAGTTAAAATGTTAAAAATTACATTTTAATTTCACCCTTATTATAACTGTAATAATTCACAACCAAAACTGAAATCTAATTCAGTATTTTCATATCTAAAAACAAAAAAAAGAGCCATTTACATAGTATATGGCTCTTTCTTTTTATTTATTTGGAAGTTCTAACTAATCTGTAATCCGTTAGCAACATTAGAATCGTCTGGATTAACAAAAACCAGTTTTCCTTCAGCATTCTCAGTCATTAAAATCATCCCTTCACTTTCCACACCACGTAACGCTCTTGGTGCCAAGTTGACTAAAACCGTTACTTTTTTTCCAACCACTTCTTCTGGTGTAAAGCTTTCTGCAATACCAGAAACTATAGTTCTTGTATCGATTCCTGTATCAACCTTCAACACTAATAATTTCTTCGCTTTAGGCATTTTTTCGGCTTCAATAATCGTTCCTACACGAATATCAAGCTTCGTAAAATCATCAAACGTAATGGTATCTTTTTGCGGCTCTACCGCTTTATTGGCGGCTTCATTAGCCTTTTTACTTGCTTCCAATTTATCTAATTGAAATTGAATGGTTTCATCTTCAATCTTAGCAAATAACAACTCCGATTGACCTATTTGATGACCTACAGGAAGCAACACGTCCTTAACAGAAACTTCATCCCAGCTATTTGCATTTTCATTTAATGCTAAAATACCTTTTAATTTATCTGATGTAAATGGTAAAAATGGTTCACTCAAGGTTGCTAAAGCCGAAGCAATCTGTAAGGCTACATACATAATAGTTTGTGTACGTGCTTCATCTTCTTTAACCACTTTCCAAGGCTCCTCATCTGCTAAATACTTATTTCCTAAACGTGCCAGATTCATTAACTCCTGTTGTGCTTCTCTAAAACGGTAACGCTCTACAGAACTTGCAATCACGTTTGGATAGGCTTTAACTGCCGCTAAAGTTTCTTCATCTACTTGAGATAATGTACTTGGTGCTGGAACAAAGCCGTTATAGTATTTGTTTGTTAAAACAACCACACGGTTAATGAAGTTACCAAAAATGGCAACTAACTCGTTATTGTTACGTGCCTGGAAATCTTTCCATGTAAAATCGTTGTCTTTAGTTTCCGGAGCATTGGCTGTTAGTGCATAGCGTAAAACATCCTGCTGACCTGGGAATTCCTTTAAATAGTCTGGTAACCAAACTGCCCAGTTTTTAGACGTTGATAACTTATTCCCTTCTAAATTTAAGAATTCGTTAGCCGGTACATTGTCTGGTAAAATATAGCTGCCCTCTGCTTGTAACATGGCCGGAAAAATAATACAGTGGAATACAATATTATCTTTACCAATAAAGTGTACCAACTTGGTATCTTCATCTTTCCAGTAAGGCTCCCAGTCTTTCCCTTCACGTTCTGCCCATTCTTTTGTTGATGAAATATATCCGATAGGCGCATCGAACCATACGTAAAGTACTTTTCCTTCACCACCTTCAACTGGAACCGGAATTCCCCAATCTAAATCGCGGGTTACGGCACGCGGACGTAAACCATCGTCAATCCAGGATTTTACTTGTCCGTAAACATTCGGTTTCCAGTCTTTTTTATGTCCTTCTAAAATCCACTCTTTTAAGAAAGCTTCGTGCTTATCTAATGGTAAAAACCAGTGTTTGGTTTGCTTTAATGTTGGCACATTTCCTGTTAAAGCCGACTTCGGATTAATTAAATCGGTCGCATTTAAACTGGTTCCGCACTTTTCACATTGGTCACCGTAAGCTTCTTCATTACCACATTTCGGGCAAGTACCTGTAACAAAACGATCGGCTAAAAACTGATTCGCTTTTTCGTCATATAATTGTTCAGTAGTTTCTTCAATAAACTCCCCTTTATCGTAAAGTGTTTTAAAGAATTCTGAAGCTGTTTCATGGTGAATTGGCGCCGATGTACGCGAATAATTATCAAACGAAATACCAAATTCCTCAAAAGACTGCTTAATAATAGCGTGGTACTTATCTACAATATCCTGAGGTGTTACGCCTTCATTTTTAGCTTTTATGGTAATCGGCACACCGTGCTCGTCACTTCCACCAATAAAAACCACATCGTTTCCTGTTAATCGTAAATAGCGCGCATAAATATCGGCTGGTACATAAACCCCTGCTAAATGCCCAATATGAATAGGCCCGTTAGTATACGGTAACGCCGAGGTAATTGTATATCTTTTTGACATTGTTATTTCTTTTTTTGAAGCCACAAAAGTACATATTTTACTCGACATTTAAGACTTAAAAATACTCTGCCGTAAGCACTAAAAACAATATACTACTCTGTTCAAAGCTCCCAAGGTTCATTGAAGGTTTCTTTGTTATGAATTTGGAAAAAAAATGTACATTTACCTTATGTCAAAAATCTCATTACTTAGCCTAACATTTATAGCCATTTTTTTCTTCGGAAAATTGAACGCTACTGCTCAGAACATTTTAACAACTAATTCTAAAAAATTGACACAGCCTCTATACTTAAAAGCTGGCGATACTGTAGCTATTGTAGCGCCTTCAGGTATTTTAATAAATCGAACCGATGAAATAGAAAAAGCAAAAACACTTCTTGCCAATTGGGGATTACACACCGTGGTAGGAAAACATGTGTTTAACCAGAATAATCATTTTGCAGGAACCGACGAGGAACGATGTGAAGATTTTCAATGGGCTATGGATGACAAAACCATTAGTGCTATCTGGTGTGCCCGAGGAGGGTACGGAGCTGTGAGAATTCTGGATAAATTAGATTTTACGAAATTTAAAAACAACCCTAAGTGGCTCATTGGATATTCAGACATCACAGCATTACATAACTTAATGCAGGTTAAGGGTTATGAGAGCATACATGCCATGATGTGTACCAGTCTGCAAGATGACAACGAAACCATCGCTGAAACCATTGAAACTTTTCGAAAATCTATTTTTGGAGAACCTTTATCATACACTTTAGAAGGTTCAAATTACAATCAGGAAGGGTCGGTAACAGCACCCGTTGTTGGTGGTAATTTAAGTTTATTGGCAAGTCTTTTAGGTTCAGACACTAGTATTGACACTTCAGGAAAAATTCTGTTTATCGAAGAAATTGGAGAATATAAATATCATATCGATCGCATGTTGCAAAGTTTAAAACGTGCCGGTTATTTCGACCATTGTGCCGGGGTACTTATTGGCGATATGACGAAAGTAAAACGCAACACCACACCATGGGGATATTCAGTAGAACAACTTATTTTAGATGTGCTTAAAGATTATGATTTCCCAATCGCATTCAATATGCCTGCTGGTCATGAAAGAGACAATCGTGCTCTTTATTTTGGTAAAAACGTTGAATTCATCGTTAAAAAACAACAATCAACCATAAAATTCACCAATCCATAAATCATGTAATACCTTAGTAGAAAGCAATTTATAACCCTAAAATGTTTTCTATGAAAAAAATTTTACTTTTTACAGGAATGCTTTTACTTACTGCTAATGTAAAGGCTGTTGAATTAAATTTGAACCTTAACAATCCTGATGTACGCCAATGCTTAATTGATTCAGCAAGCAAAGATGGATGGGAATTAAAAGCAAAATATCTAGATGACAACGACAAAGTTGTTTTAGTGTTTAAAAAGGAAGGACAGGTTGTTGAGTATACCGGTAATCAAAAACTGGAATACTAAATATGCAGCGAAAATTCATTCTTAAAAAAAGAACCATTTAAAAACCAATTATACCCTTAGGCATAATTGGTTTTTTAGTTTTAAATAAACCCGCGCTCCTTTTGCAACTGCTCATAAGCCTGTTGCACTTGACGGAACTTTTCTTCCGCTCCTTTTTGATGTTCTTCACCCAAGTGAATAACACGGTCTGGATGATATTTCTTAGCCATTTTGCGATAGGCCTTTTTGATATCGTCGTTAGTTGCAGACTTATCAATCTCCAGAATTTTATAAGCATTATCAGCCGATTCATAAAACATGGCTTTGATACTCTCAAAATCGTAATGGCTAATTCCGAGGTATCCTGCCATGGTTTGAATTACAGACACTTCACTTTCAGTCACTACCCCATCGGCTTTAGCCACACCAAACAAGAAATGAATCAATTGTAAACGCGACGGATGCTGCATCATTTGTCTGATTTGCATACATACCTGTCTTGTAGAAATATTCTTTTGCTTACTAATCTCTTTAAACAATCGAAAAGACTGATTCGCTCGCTCCTTTCCATACATATTGGAAAAATGCGCACGCACATAATCCAATTCACGCTGATCTTGTTTTCCATCAGCTTTAATAACTATCGATGCTAATATTAAGAGGCTAACCTCGAAATCTCCCGGCTGCGTTACAGGCCTTTGTCTGTTTCGTTGTTGTGTATCGTAATTGGTTTCTGAACCATTACCCATCGAGTCAACTATGCCTCCCAATGCCAATCCTATAATTGCCCCTATGGGTCCCCCAAACGACCATCCTAAGGCCGCCCCTATCCATTTTGAAAAATTCATGTAAGTATAAATATGGTTTAACGTCAAACCTACCAACTGTTTCTGTTTTTTATCAGAAAATCGCTAAAGCAGGCATCACTCACTGTTTTATTGATTATAAAAAAATGAGTGTAAATATAATATTTGTTAGTAGATTGAAAGTGCTAATTGTTACACAATTGGTATCTTTGCAATCTCAATTTGTTAATTTTTAAAAATTAAAATATGTATCCAGCAGAATTAGTAAAACCAATGCGTGAAGATTTAACAAAAGTTGGTTTTGAAGAATTACATACTCCTGAGGCTGTAGATGCTGCCTTAGCAAAAGAAGGAACTACACTTGTAGTAGTAAATTCTGTTTGTGGTTGTGCGGCTGCAAATGCGCGTCCAGGTGCTAGATTAAGTTTGCAAAACGCTAAAAAACCAGATCATATCGTTACTGTTTTCGCAGGTGTTGATAAAGAAGCGGTTGCTCAGGCAAGACAACACATGGTACCATTCCCTCCAAGCTCTCCTAGTATGGCTTTATTTAAAGATGGTGAATTAGTACACATGTTAGAGCGTCACCACATTGAAGGTCGCCCGGCAGAATTAATTGCAGAAAACCTTGTTGATGCTTACAACGAGTACTGCTAAATAAAACAAAATATTAGTTTAAAAAGCCGCGAATTATCGTGGCTTTTTTGTTTACATACGCAACCTTTCTTCATATATAGCATCTATAACCAAAATAACATGCTATGAAACGTCTTTTTATATTCCTATTACCATTGGTTCTCATGTCTACAAAATGTGATGATGAAGGCGTTTCATCTCAAGAAGACGACCAAAAGGCGTTAACCGAACTACAAACTAAAATAGAAACTTTAGCTGCAAGTTCAGAATGTAACGAAACCACAACTTGCAAGTATAT includes the following:
- a CDS encoding OmpA family protein, with the translated sequence MRKLINKIGVLSLTIALVVSAVSCKSIQNANNAQKGGVLGATGGAILGAIIGNNVGKGGNGELGAVIGGVVGGGAGVLIGNKMDKQAQQIEEEIPGAQVERVDEGIVVTFDETSGVYFDTAKYNINAASQETLNKLIGVFKEYPDTNILVVGHTDSAGADDYNMTLSKNRANAVTSYLKANGISSGRLTTNWFGEEQPIADNSTAEGRAKNRRVNVAIVPNDKMIQDAKAEAGE
- a CDS encoding lipocalin family protein, whose protein sequence is MKRLILLFVAVTMMACGGSKTVRVSQKVIKGNWNLSTITYSKAGKYDVTLLNDAEKSCFEGSTWQFVPNNNTGIYTIEKYACETGDRHFIFTIDEVDKATGLYDFLLKPTDEKGKSETNKGFRLSLTSLSDTQMQWQQTVIVDNQPFTISMNFSKL
- the metG gene encoding methionine--tRNA ligase encodes the protein MSKRYTITSALPYTNGPIHIGHLAGVYVPADIYARYLRLTGNDVVFIGGSDEHGVPITIKAKNEGVTPQDIVDKYHAIIKQSFEEFGISFDNYSRTSAPIHHETASEFFKTLYDKGEFIEETTEQLYDEKANQFLADRFVTGTCPKCGNEEAYGDQCEKCGTSLNATDLINPKSALTGNVPTLKQTKHWFLPLDKHEAFLKEWILEGHKKDWKPNVYGQVKSWIDDGLRPRAVTRDLDWGIPVPVEGGEGKVLYVWFDAPIGYISSTKEWAEREGKDWEPYWKDEDTKLVHFIGKDNIVFHCIIFPAMLQAEGSYILPDNVPANEFLNLEGNKLSTSKNWAVWLPDYLKEFPGQQDVLRYALTANAPETKDNDFTWKDFQARNNNELVAIFGNFINRVVVLTNKYYNGFVPAPSTLSQVDEETLAAVKAYPNVIASSVERYRFREAQQELMNLARLGNKYLADEEPWKVVKEDEARTQTIMYVALQIASALATLSEPFLPFTSDKLKGILALNENANSWDEVSVKDVLLPVGHQIGQSELLFAKIEDETIQFQLDKLEASKKANEAANKAVEPQKDTITFDDFTKLDIRVGTIIEAEKMPKAKKLLVLKVDTGIDTRTIVSGIAESFTPEEVVGKKVTVLVNLAPRALRGVESEGMILMTENAEGKLVFVNPDDSNVANGLQIS
- a CDS encoding S66 peptidase family protein; translation: MSKISLLSLTFIAIFFFGKLNATAQNILTTNSKKLTQPLYLKAGDTVAIVAPSGILINRTDEIEKAKTLLANWGLHTVVGKHVFNQNNHFAGTDEERCEDFQWAMDDKTISAIWCARGGYGAVRILDKLDFTKFKNNPKWLIGYSDITALHNLMQVKGYESIHAMMCTSLQDDNETIAETIETFRKSIFGEPLSYTLEGSNYNQEGSVTAPVVGGNLSLLASLLGSDTSIDTSGKILFIEEIGEYKYHIDRMLQSLKRAGYFDHCAGVLIGDMTKVKRNTTPWGYSVEQLILDVLKDYDFPIAFNMPAGHERDNRALYFGKNVEFIVKKQQSTIKFTNP
- a CDS encoding TerB family tellurite resistance protein codes for the protein MNFSKWIGAALGWSFGGPIGAIIGLALGGIVDSMGNGSETNYDTQQRNRQRPVTQPGDFEVSLLILASIVIKADGKQDQRELDYVRAHFSNMYGKERANQSFRLFKEISKQKNISTRQVCMQIRQMMQHPSRLQLIHFLFGVAKADGVVTESEVSVIQTMAGYLGISHYDFESIKAMFYESADNAYKILEIDKSATNDDIKKAYRKMAKKYHPDRVIHLGEEHQKGAEEKFRQVQQAYEQLQKERGFI
- a CDS encoding BrxA/BrxB family bacilliredoxin — protein: MYPAELVKPMREDLTKVGFEELHTPEAVDAALAKEGTTLVVVNSVCGCAAANARPGARLSLQNAKKPDHIVTVFAGVDKEAVAQARQHMVPFPPSSPSMALFKDGELVHMLERHHIEGRPAELIAENLVDAYNEYC